A single genomic interval of Natator depressus isolate rNatDep1 chromosome 14, rNatDep2.hap1, whole genome shotgun sequence harbors:
- the NT5C gene encoding 5'(3')-deoxyribonucleotidase, cytosolic type isoform X1, whose translation MAGSTASRLRVLVDMDGVLADFEGGVLRHFLARYPGEPHVELAERRGFSVRDQYRRLREDLAAKVASVYESPGFFLGLEPIPGAIEAMQEMIHMQNTEVFICTSPLTKYEHCILEKYSWVEKYLGPKFVERLILTRDKTVVSADLLVDDKDTIKGAEPKPSWEHILFTCCHNKHLELQTPRRRLQSWADDWRGIVESKRRSNVEKECYASLTANGN comes from the exons ATGGCTGGGTCGACCGCGTCCCGCCTCCGCGTGCTGGTGGACATGGACGGGGTGCTGGCGGACTTCGAGGGCGGCGTGCTGCGGCATTTCCTCGCCCGCTACCCTGGGGAGCCCCACGTGGAGCTGGCGGAACGGAGGGGCTTCTCGGTCCGGGACCAGTACCGCCGCCTGCGGGAGGACCTGGCG GCTAAGGTAGCCAGTGTCTATGAGTCACCTGGCTTCTTTCTGGGGTTGGAGCCGATTCCAGGAGCCATTGAAGCCATGCAGGAAATGATCCATATGCAGAA CACTGAAGTTTTTATTTGCACGAGCCCCCTGACGAAGTATGAGCACTGCATCCTGGAGAAG TACAGCTGGGTGGAAAAATACTTGGGTCCTAAGTTTGTGGAGCGACTGATTCTGACCCGGGATAAAACCGTTGTGTCAGCTGACCTCCTGGTTGATGACAAAGACACCATTAAAG GTGCGGAGCCTAAGCCAAGCTGGGAACACATCTTGTTCACTTGCTGCCATAACAAGCATCTAGAGCTTCAGACCCCACGCAGGCGGCTGCAGTCGTGGGCCGATGACTGGAGGGGGATAGTGGAAAGCAAACGCAGAAGCAATGTGGAAAAAGAATGCTATGCTAGTCTCACTGCCAATGGGAACTGA
- the ARMC7 gene encoding armadillo repeat-containing protein 7 produces MSQKQRDLLELGRFEYLQALVTEFQVTESPEAKEQVLANLANFAYDPKNYEYLRQLQVLDLFLDMLTEDNETLVEFAIGGLCNLCLDKTNKDYILEADGVAPVINCLSSSNEETVMSAVTTLMYLTTPQSRQQTTALPVVECMLRFSLSANRRLSNLARVFLEDYCTPVQVEEARNLSKHTAVGIPLPKD; encoded by the exons ATGTCCCAGAAGCAGCGGGATCTGCTGGAACTGGGGCGGTTTGAATACTTGCAAGCGCTGGTCACCGAGTTCCAGGTAACAGAGAGTCCAG AAGCCAAGGAGCAAGTACTGGCTAATCTAGCCAACTTTGCCTACGATCCCAAGAACTACGAATATCTCCGACAGCTTCAAGTCCTTGACCTGTTCCTAGATATGCTCACAGAGGATAATGAGACCCTTGTGGAGTTTGCAATTG GTGGTCTTTGTAACCTCTGTCTGGATAAGACAAACAAGGACTATATTTTGGAGGCAGATGGGGTGGCACCTGTAATAAACTGCTTATCCAGCTCAAATGAGGAAACAGTGATGTCGGCAGTGACTACTCTGATGTACTTGACCACGCCACAGTCTCGCCAGCAGACCACGGCACTCCCGGTGGTGGAGTGCATGTTACGTTTCTCCCTCTCAGCTAACAGGAGGCTAAGCAACCTGGCAAGGGTCTTCCTTGAGGATTATTGTACTCCTGTGCAGGTGGAGGAGGCCAGGAACCTGAGCAAACATACAGCTGTAGGGATCCCGCTGCCAAAGGACTGA
- the NT5C gene encoding 5'(3')-deoxyribonucleotidase, cytosolic type isoform X2, with the protein MKQTVTDKPVFSRRHRLSSPFQKSLSSRLSFKSKPVTLFQAKVASVYESPGFFLGLEPIPGAIEAMQEMIHMQNTEVFICTSPLTKYEHCILEKYSWVEKYLGPKFVERLILTRDKTVVSADLLVDDKDTIKGAEPKPSWEHILFTCCHNKHLELQTPRRRLQSWADDWRGIVESKRRSNVEKECYASLTANGN; encoded by the exons ATGAAACAAACGGTCACTGACAAGCCTGTGTTCAGCAGAAGGCATCGTCTCTCATCCCCGTTTCAGAAAAGCCTGTCATCTCGGTTGTCTTTCAAATCCAAACCAGTCACTTTGTTCCAG GCTAAGGTAGCCAGTGTCTATGAGTCACCTGGCTTCTTTCTGGGGTTGGAGCCGATTCCAGGAGCCATTGAAGCCATGCAGGAAATGATCCATATGCAGAA CACTGAAGTTTTTATTTGCACGAGCCCCCTGACGAAGTATGAGCACTGCATCCTGGAGAAG TACAGCTGGGTGGAAAAATACTTGGGTCCTAAGTTTGTGGAGCGACTGATTCTGACCCGGGATAAAACCGTTGTGTCAGCTGACCTCCTGGTTGATGACAAAGACACCATTAAAG GTGCGGAGCCTAAGCCAAGCTGGGAACACATCTTGTTCACTTGCTGCCATAACAAGCATCTAGAGCTTCAGACCCCACGCAGGCGGCTGCAGTCGTGGGCCGATGACTGGAGGGGGATAGTGGAAAGCAAACGCAGAAGCAATGTGGAAAAAGAATGCTATGCTAGTCTCACTGCCAATGGGAACTGA